A section of the Kribbella sp. HUAS MG21 genome encodes:
- the paaD gene encoding 1,2-phenylacetyl-CoA epoxidase subunit PaaD, producing MVTDAAILEAVGEVPDPEVPVLTIADLGVLRGVRHEGDEVVVTITPTYSGCPAMDVIRHEVELTLRSLHVNGRVETVLSPAWTTDWMTESGKAKLTEYGIAPPSNGPVLLQLSVRCPLCGSPNTQELSRFGSTSCKSLWRCNSCKEPFDHFKAI from the coding sequence ATGGTGACCGACGCAGCGATCCTCGAAGCCGTCGGCGAGGTCCCCGATCCCGAGGTCCCGGTCCTCACGATCGCCGACCTCGGCGTCCTGCGCGGCGTCCGGCACGAGGGCGACGAGGTGGTCGTCACGATCACCCCGACGTACTCCGGCTGCCCGGCGATGGACGTGATCCGCCACGAGGTCGAGCTCACCCTTCGCTCGCTGCACGTCAACGGCCGGGTGGAAACGGTCCTCTCGCCCGCCTGGACCACCGACTGGATGACCGAATCCGGCAAGGCCAAGCTCACCGAGTACGGCATCGCCCCACCCTCGAACGGCCCGGTCCTGCTGCAGTTGAGCGTTCGCTGCCCGCTGTGCGGCTCGCCGAACACACAAGAGCTGAGCCGCTTCGGCTCCACCTCCTGCAAATCCCTCTGGCGCTGCAACTCCTGCAAGGAACCCTTCGATCACTTCAAGGCGATCTGA
- the paaC gene encoding 1,2-phenylacetyl-CoA epoxidase subunit PaaC: MNDDLFVYTLRLGDDALIAAQRTGEWIAAAPQLEEDVALGNIGLDQLGQARSLLQYAGSLDGRTEDELAYFRDEREFLNLQLCELPNGDFAHAMARLLYFATYQHLLYDELRSSADEMLAGVAGKAVKEVAYHVDHATQWVLRLGDGTDESHRRMQAALDELWPYTAEMFESDALVQRLEVAVDPAALQDEWNQRVLAVVDESTCERPSSSYQHTGGRLGRHTEHLGYLLAELQHVARSHPGATW, from the coding sequence GTGAACGACGATCTGTTCGTCTACACGCTCCGGCTCGGTGACGACGCGCTGATCGCGGCGCAGCGCACCGGTGAATGGATCGCGGCCGCGCCGCAGCTCGAGGAGGACGTTGCGCTCGGCAACATCGGCCTGGACCAGCTGGGGCAGGCCCGGTCGCTGCTGCAGTACGCCGGTTCGCTGGACGGCCGCACCGAGGACGAGCTCGCGTACTTCCGCGACGAGCGCGAGTTCCTGAACCTGCAGCTGTGCGAACTCCCGAACGGCGATTTCGCGCACGCGATGGCCCGGCTGCTGTACTTCGCGACGTACCAGCACCTGCTGTACGACGAGCTGCGGTCGAGCGCCGACGAGATGCTGGCCGGGGTGGCGGGGAAGGCGGTGAAGGAGGTCGCGTACCACGTGGACCACGCGACCCAGTGGGTGCTGCGGCTGGGGGACGGGACCGACGAGAGCCACCGGCGGATGCAGGCGGCGCTGGACGAGCTGTGGCCTTACACCGCCGAGATGTTCGAGTCCGACGCCCTGGTTCAGCGGCTGGAGGTAGCCGTCGATCCTGCGGCGCTGCAGGACGAGTGGAACCAGCGGGTTCTGGCCGTCGTCGACGAGTCCACCTGCGAGCGGCCCTCGTCCTCCTACCAGCACACCGGTGGCCGCCTGGGCCGGCACACCGAACACCTGGGCTACCTGCTCGCCGAGCTGCAGCACGTCGCGCGATCCCATCCGGGGGCGACATGGTGA
- the paaB gene encoding 1,2-phenylacetyl-CoA epoxidase subunit PaaB — protein MIEPLWEVFVRSRRGLSHTHVGSLHAPDATMALRNARDVYTRRQEGVSIWVVRASDITASSPDEKDEFFDPAGDKVYRHPTFYQVPEGVEHL, from the coding sequence ATGATCGAGCCGCTCTGGGAGGTGTTCGTACGGTCGCGGCGGGGGCTGTCGCACACGCATGTCGGCAGCTTGCACGCGCCGGACGCAACGATGGCGCTGCGGAACGCGCGGGACGTCTACACCCGCCGCCAGGAAGGCGTGTCGATCTGGGTGGTGCGGGCGTCCGACATCACCGCGTCGAGCCCGGACGAGAAGGACGAGTTCTTCGACCCGGCCGGCGACAAGGTCTACCGGCACCCGACGTTCTACCAAGTCCCGGAAGGCGTCGAGCACCTGTGA
- the paaA gene encoding 1,2-phenylacetyl-CoA epoxidase subunit PaaA → MDSFQATIDADGRIEPRDAMPDGYRKTLIRQIAQHAHSEIIGMQPEGNWISRAPSLRRKAILMAKVQDEAGHGLYLYAAAETLGVDRADLLDLLHSGKQKYSSIFNYPTLTWADIGAIGWLVDGAAIVNQVPLCRCSYGPYARAMVRVCKEESFHQRQGFEILHTLCNGTPAQKAMAQDALDRWWWPSLMMFGPPDSASTHSEQSMAWGIKRHSNDELRQRFVDMTVPQADVLGLRVPDDGLSYDEASGHYRFTEPDYAELYEVVKGNGPCNRQRLAHRVKAHEDGAWVREAAAAYAEKQSIKAGAA, encoded by the coding sequence ATGGACAGCTTCCAGGCGACCATCGACGCCGACGGCCGGATCGAGCCGCGGGACGCGATGCCGGACGGGTACCGCAAGACCCTGATCCGGCAGATCGCGCAGCACGCGCACTCCGAGATCATCGGCATGCAGCCGGAGGGCAACTGGATCAGCCGCGCGCCGTCGCTGCGCCGCAAGGCGATCCTGATGGCGAAGGTGCAGGACGAGGCCGGCCACGGGCTCTACCTCTACGCTGCCGCGGAGACGCTCGGCGTGGACCGGGCCGACCTGCTCGACCTGTTGCACAGCGGGAAGCAGAAGTACTCCAGTATCTTCAACTACCCGACGCTGACCTGGGCGGACATCGGCGCGATCGGCTGGCTGGTCGACGGCGCCGCGATCGTGAACCAGGTGCCGCTGTGCCGCTGCTCGTACGGGCCGTACGCGCGGGCGATGGTGCGGGTCTGCAAGGAGGAGTCGTTCCACCAGCGGCAGGGGTTCGAGATCCTGCACACGCTGTGCAACGGCACCCCGGCGCAGAAGGCGATGGCGCAGGACGCGCTGGACCGCTGGTGGTGGCCGTCGCTGATGATGTTCGGCCCGCCGGACTCCGCCTCGACGCACTCCGAGCAGTCGATGGCGTGGGGGATCAAGCGGCACAGCAACGACGAGCTGCGGCAGCGGTTCGTGGACATGACGGTGCCGCAGGCCGACGTCCTCGGGCTGCGGGTGCCGGACGACGGCCTGTCGTACGACGAGGCGTCGGGACACTACCGCTTCACGGAGCCGGACTACGCGGAGCTGTACGAAGTGGTCAAGGGCAACGGCCCGTGCAACCGGCAGCGGCTGGCGCATCGCGTCAAGGCGCATGAGGACGGCGCCTGGGTGCGCGAAGCCGCGGCGGCGTACGCGGAGAAGCAATCGATCAAGGCGGGTGCAGCATGA
- a CDS encoding DUF418 domain-containing protein, translated as MTTTLTRQATEHRGPVTRTERALAPDLIRGAMLLLIGLANSANFAFAGQPGLESAPHGFERVLNFLKLTFVDARAYPVFAIMFGYGLVQLARRQRAAGATTGAVRRILVRRNAWLMAFGLVHATLLYFGDFLGAYGVAGIICTLFLLNRGDKFHRIALGIWAVQLVYLALVAVRAMVAVVSSSGPAHALTNEPNPSLAASSYGASLVGRLHEYPLHTATVLGFVTIVWLGIWAARKQLLENPGAHRTLLAWVAASGLGIAVLGGLPLALVSVGLLHVDESALDAVKFLSQSSGMFAGPGYVALFGLLVARITKLTWPVRAISALGQRSLSGYLFQSVAWMVLLAPFTLNLRFGSTAYTAALVAIGVWIVSVAAAYAMSRRAYRGPAETLLRRLVY; from the coding sequence GTGACCACCACACTCACCCGCCAGGCCACCGAGCACCGCGGCCCGGTCACCCGTACCGAACGCGCGCTCGCGCCGGACCTGATCCGCGGCGCCATGCTGCTGCTGATCGGCCTCGCCAACAGCGCCAACTTCGCCTTCGCCGGCCAGCCCGGCCTGGAGAGCGCGCCACACGGCTTCGAACGCGTGCTGAACTTTCTCAAGCTCACCTTCGTCGACGCCCGCGCGTACCCGGTGTTCGCGATCATGTTCGGCTACGGCCTGGTCCAGCTGGCCCGCCGGCAGCGCGCGGCCGGCGCCACCACCGGCGCCGTACGGCGGATCCTGGTCAGGCGGAACGCCTGGCTGATGGCCTTCGGCCTCGTCCACGCGACCCTGCTGTACTTCGGCGACTTCCTGGGCGCGTACGGCGTCGCCGGCATCATCTGCACGTTGTTCCTGCTCAATCGCGGCGACAAGTTCCACCGCATCGCGCTGGGCATCTGGGCGGTGCAACTGGTGTACCTCGCGCTAGTCGCCGTCCGGGCGATGGTTGCGGTCGTCAGCAGCAGCGGCCCGGCGCACGCGCTCACGAACGAGCCGAACCCGTCGCTCGCCGCCTCGTCGTACGGCGCGAGCCTCGTCGGCCGGTTGCACGAGTACCCGCTGCACACCGCGACCGTCCTCGGCTTCGTCACGATCGTCTGGCTGGGCATCTGGGCCGCCCGGAAGCAGCTGCTCGAGAACCCGGGCGCGCACCGCACGCTGCTGGCGTGGGTCGCGGCCTCCGGGCTGGGCATCGCCGTTCTCGGCGGACTCCCGCTCGCCCTGGTCAGCGTCGGGCTGCTGCACGTCGACGAGTCGGCGCTCGACGCGGTCAAGTTCCTCTCGCAGTCGAGCGGGATGTTCGCCGGTCCGGGGTACGTCGCCCTGTTCGGCCTGCTCGTCGCACGCATCACCAAGCTGACGTGGCCCGTCCGCGCGATCTCCGCACTCGGCCAGCGGTCGCTGTCGGGGTACCTGTTCCAGTCGGTGGCGTGGATGGTCCTGCTGGCCCCGTTCACGCTGAACCTCCGCTTCGGGAGTACGGCGTACACCGCGGCGCTGGTCGCGATCGGCGTCTGGATCGTCTCGGTCGCCGCGGCGTACGCGATGAGCCGGCGTGCGTACCGCGGCCCGGCCGAGACCCTGCTGCGGCGGCTCGTGTACTGA
- a CDS encoding GNAT family N-acetyltransferase, translating into MSDFGVPEPANLSELTGSSETPVAETSVRLALPAEANAIGEIQVAAWRASYAGLLPADVLADLDAAQFAAQWRAALIAPGEARNRVMVALAGRELVGFAAITPSDDPDADQQRDALIAELAVRPEATRAGHGSRLLNAVVDTVRADGFSRVTVWVNSTDDVLRAFYTEAGWAPDGAHRELDLYGDESVRIKQIRLHTDPGAE; encoded by the coding sequence ATGAGTGACTTCGGCGTCCCGGAACCCGCCAACCTCTCGGAGCTGACCGGCTCGTCCGAGACGCCTGTCGCCGAGACCAGCGTCCGGCTCGCGCTGCCTGCCGAGGCGAACGCGATCGGCGAGATCCAGGTGGCCGCCTGGCGGGCGTCGTACGCCGGACTGCTTCCGGCCGACGTCCTCGCCGACCTCGACGCCGCGCAGTTCGCGGCGCAGTGGCGGGCCGCGCTGATCGCCCCGGGCGAGGCGCGGAACCGGGTGATGGTCGCGCTGGCCGGCCGCGAGCTGGTCGGCTTCGCGGCCATCACCCCCTCCGACGACCCGGACGCCGACCAGCAGCGCGACGCGCTGATCGCCGAACTGGCGGTGCGCCCGGAGGCGACCCGCGCCGGCCACGGCTCGCGGCTGCTGAACGCGGTCGTCGACACGGTCCGCGCCGACGGCTTCAGCCGGGTGACCGTCTGGGTCAACTCCACCGACGACGTGCTGCGCGCCTTCTACACCGAGGCCGGCTGGGCCCCGGACGGCGCGCACCGCGAGCTCGACCTGTACGGCGACGAGTCGGTGCGCATCAAGCAGATCCGGCTGCACACCGACCCCGGCGCGGAGTAG
- a CDS encoding alpha/beta hydrolase, whose amino-acid sequence MKFLPLAVGLGLSAAAVLVVPGSGATASMQSATVVDKPHPVASKYLRQRPKWTKCGDEEFRTYCAKVTVPRDWANQYAGNDLEIAVSKVAPRKGTPSRVVFGNPGGPGGAGLGMAPYLASQPALAKDHLAVGFDPRGTGSSSNVSCEGTPGYTMDARDRDPATRDLIAEASELAQPYCDRQSRGLLPYVTTAQTVQDMDLIRQLLGFDTIDYVGYSGGTWLGAYYQTYFPEHVGRFVLDSNTDFTKTWMDTFVSQPQAFERRFREDFAPWAAKYDDQLKLGSTPGAIIRRYERLRRALKERPASEEFLDGAIKVTYDQNSLDQLISGDMYSKLDFPLLAADLLFLEELSEAQSKGGPQAAQRHVDSLSTARQRQLVQRANRAPIGLRMLGEDSEDATFTAITCNDTPWPQGREYGEQLAARLGPHFPLLGWTMAENPCFAWDRPNLTMPTPTGKGLPTTLMVQSVHDPATSYSLALSAHRRYVGSRLVTVTGEGDHGVYGGVNKCADRIVNTFLTTGVAPAADATCAGEGIPAPEKEAPGDEEMSGAPLRRIARFTQAVSGYLP is encoded by the coding sequence ATGAAGTTCCTTCCCCTGGCCGTCGGCCTTGGGCTGTCCGCTGCCGCTGTCCTCGTCGTCCCGGGATCGGGAGCGACCGCGTCGATGCAATCGGCGACCGTGGTCGACAAGCCGCATCCGGTCGCGTCGAAGTACCTGAGGCAGAGACCCAAGTGGACCAAGTGCGGTGACGAGGAGTTCCGCACCTACTGCGCGAAGGTCACCGTCCCGCGTGACTGGGCGAACCAGTACGCCGGGAACGACCTGGAGATCGCGGTCAGCAAGGTCGCGCCGCGGAAGGGCACGCCGAGCCGGGTCGTGTTCGGCAACCCCGGCGGCCCGGGCGGCGCCGGCCTCGGGATGGCGCCGTACCTCGCCAGCCAGCCGGCGCTCGCCAAGGATCACCTGGCCGTCGGGTTCGACCCGCGCGGGACGGGCAGCAGCTCGAACGTCAGCTGCGAGGGCACACCCGGCTACACGATGGACGCCCGCGACCGCGACCCCGCGACCCGTGACCTGATCGCCGAGGCGTCCGAGCTGGCCCAGCCGTACTGCGACCGCCAGTCCCGCGGCCTGCTCCCCTACGTGACCACCGCGCAGACCGTGCAGGACATGGACCTGATCCGGCAGCTGCTCGGCTTCGACACGATCGACTACGTCGGGTACTCCGGCGGCACCTGGCTCGGCGCGTACTACCAGACCTACTTCCCCGAGCACGTCGGCCGCTTCGTGCTGGACTCGAACACCGACTTCACCAAGACCTGGATGGACACGTTCGTCAGCCAGCCGCAGGCGTTCGAACGCCGGTTCCGCGAGGACTTCGCGCCCTGGGCGGCGAAGTACGACGACCAGCTGAAGCTGGGCTCGACGCCGGGCGCGATCATCCGCCGGTACGAACGGCTGCGGCGCGCGCTGAAGGAGCGGCCCGCGTCCGAGGAGTTCCTGGACGGCGCGATCAAGGTCACCTACGACCAGAACTCGCTCGACCAGCTGATTTCCGGCGACATGTACTCCAAGCTCGATTTCCCACTGCTCGCCGCCGATCTGCTGTTTCTCGAAGAGCTTTCCGAGGCGCAGTCCAAGGGCGGTCCGCAGGCCGCGCAACGGCACGTCGACAGCCTTTCGACGGCGCGACAGCGGCAGCTCGTGCAACGCGCCAACCGCGCGCCGATCGGACTGCGGATGCTCGGCGAGGACTCCGAGGACGCGACCTTCACCGCCATCACCTGCAACGACACGCCGTGGCCGCAGGGACGCGAGTACGGCGAGCAGTTGGCCGCTCGCCTCGGCCCGCACTTCCCGCTGCTCGGCTGGACGATGGCCGAGAACCCGTGCTTCGCCTGGGACCGCCCGAACCTGACGATGCCGACGCCGACCGGCAAGGGCCTGCCGACGACGCTGATGGTGCAGTCGGTGCACGACCCGGCGACCAGCTACAGCCTCGCGTTGTCGGCCCACCGCCGGTACGTCGGCTCGCGACTGGTCACGGTCACCGGCGAAGGGGACCACGGTGTGTACGGCGGCGTGAACAAGTGCGCGGACCGGATCGTCAACACGTTCCTCACCACCGGAGTCGCGCCGGCCGCCGACGCCACCTGTGCCGGCGAGGGTATCCCCGCTCCGGAGAAGGAAGCACCCGGGGACGAGGAAATGTCCGGTGCCCCGTTGCGGCGGATCGCCCGATTCACCCAGGCGGTTTCCGGATATCTGCCCTGA
- a CDS encoding tetratricopeptide repeat protein, with product MPSDGSRRGSDDVQGAGFGGLLRRHRREAGLSQEALAELAGLSVDAIAALERGRRRAPRAHTLRLLADALHLTDSDRLSLAAAARKEAAAPRLQLRQPPAPINELIGRTTELTATTRLLRQRITRLLTLTGPGGVGKTRLTLAVAGEVADSFQDGVCWVPLAALTDPAAVVPAVAESIGLRPLESTRLIEEIAEQIGRSAMLLVFDNCSHVVAQVGQVCAALLEHCPNLSILASSRELLRLAGESVYVVPALSLPHDEQNLQASEAVRLFVERATARGYEPGGELDQVARVVRRLEGMPLAIELAAARTNVMTIAELAAELETSFSILAGGDRTASPRQQSMYGAIEWSHALLTPAEREMFAQLSVFVGGWTLGAAAAVLTGVGSRVEALDLIGRLVDKSLIRVARRGGVARYYMLAVIREFAADRLRAAGQTDATTERHAHYYLSLAEEGEGQLRGPEQGEWLDRLENELPNLRAAIAWSLRTDSIAEALRLTGALWLFCNLRGHYAEGSQWLERALQLADLQPPDRMEGLAPACAKVNLGAGTLAFLQCEYDAATERLQTALTQYKALDDAAGTALVLQRLGGVARERGDYEAAEDLHCESYDLYESLGDRAGMAWAHNHLGFVAWLRGDLEVGARRCRRARDAFRVVGDGEGLAWSLISLGAIAQYGGELVEAEDLLQESLALSQRLGYREGVAWSLNQLGIIERRRGLTERAVHLLDESLAEHRDLGDRWRSASVLEELAAVAQQRGRSEYAAFLLGAAHEVRDVIRAPVPRIEQADHEATRVAVEASLERRAFRAAWSAGRAAPLAAVADGYPPPTSPLDPARDPL from the coding sequence GTGCCATCAGACGGGTCTCGCCGCGGCTCGGACGACGTTCAGGGGGCTGGATTCGGCGGCCTGTTGCGCCGGCACCGACGGGAGGCGGGGCTGTCGCAGGAAGCGCTCGCCGAACTCGCCGGCCTGAGCGTCGACGCGATCGCGGCGTTGGAGCGGGGACGCCGGCGGGCGCCGCGGGCGCACACGCTACGCCTGCTCGCGGACGCCTTGCACCTCACGGATTCGGACCGCCTCTCGCTCGCGGCCGCGGCCCGCAAGGAAGCCGCCGCGCCGCGCCTGCAGCTGCGGCAACCGCCCGCGCCGATCAACGAACTCATCGGCCGCACGACCGAGCTCACCGCGACGACCCGCCTGCTGCGGCAGCGAATCACGCGTTTGCTTACGTTGACCGGACCGGGCGGTGTCGGCAAGACGCGGCTCACGCTGGCGGTCGCCGGCGAGGTCGCGGACAGTTTCCAGGACGGCGTCTGCTGGGTCCCGCTTGCCGCGCTGACCGACCCCGCGGCCGTCGTACCGGCGGTGGCCGAGTCGATCGGGCTGCGGCCGTTGGAGAGCACCCGGTTGATCGAGGAGATCGCCGAACAGATCGGGCGCAGCGCGATGCTCCTGGTGTTCGACAACTGCTCGCACGTGGTCGCGCAGGTCGGGCAGGTCTGCGCCGCCCTGCTCGAGCACTGCCCGAACCTGTCGATCCTCGCGTCGAGCCGGGAACTGCTGCGGCTGGCCGGCGAGAGCGTGTACGTCGTACCGGCGCTGAGCCTGCCGCACGACGAGCAGAACCTGCAGGCGTCGGAAGCGGTACGGCTGTTCGTCGAGCGCGCGACCGCCCGCGGGTACGAGCCGGGCGGCGAGCTGGACCAGGTCGCCCGCGTCGTGCGCCGGCTGGAGGGCATGCCGCTCGCGATCGAGCTGGCGGCGGCCCGCACCAACGTCATGACGATCGCGGAACTCGCGGCCGAGCTCGAGACGTCGTTCAGCATCCTGGCGGGCGGCGACCGGACCGCCTCGCCGCGGCAACAGTCGATGTACGGCGCGATCGAGTGGAGCCACGCGCTGCTGACCCCGGCCGAGCGGGAGATGTTCGCGCAGCTGTCGGTGTTCGTCGGGGGCTGGACGCTGGGTGCGGCCGCCGCGGTCCTGACCGGCGTCGGGTCACGGGTGGAGGCACTCGACCTGATCGGTCGGCTGGTCGACAAGTCGCTCATCCGGGTGGCCAGACGCGGCGGCGTCGCGCGGTACTACATGCTCGCGGTGATCCGGGAGTTCGCGGCCGACCGGCTGCGCGCCGCGGGGCAGACGGACGCGACGACGGAGCGGCACGCGCACTACTACCTGAGCCTCGCCGAGGAGGGCGAAGGCCAGTTGCGCGGCCCGGAGCAAGGGGAGTGGCTGGATCGCCTGGAGAACGAGCTCCCGAATCTGCGGGCGGCGATCGCCTGGTCGTTGCGCACGGATTCGATCGCCGAGGCGTTGCGGCTGACCGGCGCGCTCTGGCTGTTCTGCAATCTCCGCGGGCACTACGCCGAGGGCAGCCAGTGGCTCGAGCGGGCCCTGCAGCTCGCCGACCTGCAGCCGCCGGACCGCATGGAAGGACTCGCTCCCGCCTGCGCGAAGGTGAACCTCGGCGCGGGCACGCTCGCGTTCCTCCAGTGCGAGTACGACGCCGCGACCGAACGCCTGCAGACCGCGCTCACGCAGTACAAGGCACTGGACGACGCGGCCGGGACCGCGCTCGTCCTGCAGCGCCTCGGCGGCGTCGCGCGCGAACGCGGCGACTACGAGGCCGCGGAGGACCTGCACTGCGAGAGCTACGACCTGTACGAGAGCCTCGGCGATCGTGCCGGGATGGCCTGGGCGCACAACCACCTCGGCTTCGTGGCCTGGCTGCGCGGCGACCTGGAGGTCGGCGCGCGCCGCTGCCGGCGGGCTCGCGACGCGTTCCGGGTGGTGGGGGACGGCGAGGGACTCGCCTGGTCGTTGATCAGCCTCGGCGCGATCGCGCAGTACGGCGGGGAGCTGGTCGAGGCGGAGGACCTGCTGCAGGAGAGCCTGGCGCTGTCGCAGCGGCTCGGGTACCGCGAGGGGGTCGCGTGGTCGCTGAACCAGCTCGGCATCATCGAGCGGCGGCGCGGGCTGACCGAGCGCGCGGTGCACCTGCTCGACGAGAGCCTGGCCGAGCATCGCGATCTGGGGGACCGGTGGCGGTCGGCGAGTGTGCTCGAGGAGCTGGCTGCGGTCGCGCAGCAGCGGGGGCGGAGCGAGTACGCCGCGTTCCTGCTCGGCGCCGCGCATGAGGTACGTGACGTGATCCGGGCACCGGTGCCGCGGATCGAGCAGGCCGACCATGAGGCAACGCGGGTCGCAGTCGAGGCGTCGCTCGAGCGAAGGGCCTTCCGGGCCGCCTGGTCGGCCGGCCGCGCGGCGCCGCTGGCCGCGGTGGCCGACGGGTATCCGCCGCCTACCTCGCCGCTGGACCCGGCACGAGATCCGCTCTGA
- the dapB gene encoding 4-hydroxy-tetrahydrodipicolinate reductase encodes MIKVGVLGAKGKMGAQTCLAVEEAADCELVAQLDQGDALDALTAAGAEVVVDFTRPEVVMDNLAWCIEHGIHAVVGTTGFDEQRLATLRGQLEKSPKTGVLIAPNFSIGAVLMMRFAAQAARYYESVEIIELHHPDKVDAPSGTARRTAELIADARRAAGSGPIPDATTTALDGARGADVDGIRVHGVRLRGLIAHQEVLFGDEGETLTIRHDSMARVSFMAGVLLGVRSIGGAPGLTVGLEHFMDLS; translated from the coding sequence ATGATCAAGGTCGGTGTCCTGGGGGCCAAAGGCAAGATGGGCGCTCAGACGTGCCTCGCGGTCGAGGAGGCCGCCGACTGTGAGCTGGTCGCCCAGCTCGACCAGGGCGACGCGCTGGACGCACTCACCGCGGCGGGCGCCGAGGTCGTCGTCGACTTCACCCGCCCCGAGGTCGTGATGGACAACCTGGCCTGGTGCATCGAGCACGGGATCCACGCCGTCGTCGGCACCACCGGGTTCGACGAGCAGCGGCTGGCCACGCTGCGCGGGCAGTTGGAGAAGTCCCCGAAGACCGGCGTCCTGATCGCGCCGAACTTCTCGATCGGCGCGGTCCTGATGATGCGCTTCGCCGCCCAGGCCGCCCGGTACTACGAGTCCGTCGAGATCATCGAGCTGCACCACCCCGACAAGGTGGACGCCCCGTCCGGCACGGCCCGTCGTACGGCGGAACTGATCGCGGACGCCCGGCGCGCGGCCGGATCCGGGCCGATCCCGGACGCGACCACGACCGCGCTGGACGGCGCGCGCGGTGCCGACGTCGACGGGATCCGGGTGCACGGCGTCCGGTTGCGCGGCCTGATCGCGCACCAGGAGGTGCTGTTCGGCGACGAGGGCGAGACGCTGACGATCCGGCACGACTCGATGGCCCGGGTCTCGTTCATGGCCGGCGTGCTGCTGGGCGTCCGCAGCATCGGCGGCGCGCCGGGGCTGACCGTCGGGCTCGAGCACTTCATGGACCTCTCCTGA
- a CDS encoding oligopeptide/dipeptide ABC transporter ATP-binding protein: MHYDISPALSFGAKTVVRAVDGVDLTLRKGESLGIVGESGCGKSTLVRLLAALEKPTSGQISYGGVDISKLKGRELRRWRRNVQVVFQDPYSSLNPRMRVGEIVAEPFEVHPDVGKGVDIRTRVRELLELVGLRPEDESKFPHQFSGGQRQRIGIARAIALNPDVLLCDEPVSALDLSVQAQVVNLLMRLQRELGLSIIFVAHDLSVVRHVSDRVAVMYLGKVAELGEHQHVYDAPAHPYTQALLSAEPGLARQGRQRIVLVGDPPSPVMPPPGCRFHTRCLRAEPKCSTDVPELRQLPSGQTVSCHFAEDAQTSYATA; encoded by the coding sequence ATGCACTACGACATCAGCCCGGCGCTGAGCTTCGGCGCGAAGACCGTCGTCCGGGCCGTGGACGGCGTCGACCTGACGCTGCGCAAGGGCGAGTCGCTCGGCATCGTCGGCGAGTCCGGCTGCGGCAAGTCGACGCTGGTCCGGCTGCTCGCGGCGCTGGAGAAGCCGACCTCGGGACAGATCTCCTATGGCGGGGTCGATATCAGCAAGCTGAAGGGCCGTGAGCTGCGGCGCTGGCGGCGCAACGTCCAGGTGGTGTTCCAGGACCCGTACTCCAGCCTGAACCCGCGGATGCGCGTCGGCGAGATCGTCGCGGAGCCGTTCGAGGTGCACCCGGACGTCGGCAAGGGCGTCGACATCCGGACCCGGGTCCGTGAGCTGCTCGAGTTGGTCGGCTTGCGGCCCGAGGACGAGTCGAAGTTCCCGCACCAGTTCTCCGGCGGCCAGCGGCAGCGGATCGGCATCGCGCGCGCGATCGCGCTCAATCCCGACGTACTGCTCTGCGACGAGCCGGTGTCGGCGCTGGACCTGTCCGTCCAGGCGCAGGTGGTGAACCTGTTGATGCGGCTGCAGCGCGAGCTCGGCCTGAGCATCATCTTCGTCGCCCACGACCTGTCCGTGGTCCGGCACGTCTCCGACCGGGTCGCGGTGATGTACCTCGGCAAGGTCGCCGAACTGGGCGAGCACCAGCACGTGTACGACGCCCCCGCGCACCCGTACACGCAGGCACTCCTCTCCGCCGAGCCCGGCCTCGCCCGCCAGGGCCGCCAGCGCATCGTCCTGGTCGGCGACCCCCCGTCACCGGTCATGCCCCCACCCGGCTGCCGCTTCCACACCCGCTGCCTACGCGCCGAGCCCAAGTGCAGCACCGACGTACCAGAGCTCCGCCAGCTCCCATCCGGCCAAACCGTCTCATGCCATTTCGCGGAGGATGCACAAACGTCCTACGCAACGGCCTGA